Sequence from the Methanosarcina siciliae T4/M genome:
AAGCCTGCAAAAACCCCTATCACTACAAATCCACCCGTTCCATTCACCAGTTTTTAGAGGACGAAGGAAAGCCAGGGATTGAAGGCGTAGACACCCGTATGCTCACCATAGGGGCAAGGGAGCGCGGGACCATGCGTGCAGCCCTGATTACCGGTAGTGATGATGGGGAAGAGGCCGTTGATGTGGCAAGGAATTTCCCCCAGATAACGGATGAGGAACTTATCGCCCGTGTAACATGCAAGGAACCCCGCTTCATCCCCGGAGCGGAAGGCGCCTGGAAAGGCAGCGGCAAACCTAAACATGCGGTTTTGGTCGACCTCGGTATTAAGAGGAACATCATAAATAACCTGCACAAAAGGGGAATTGACCTCACCCTGGTCCCTGCAACCACAAAACCGAAAGAAATTGCAGGATACGAACCGGATCTACTTTTTATCTCAAACGGGCCCGGAGACCCGGAAAAGGCAACCGATGCAATCAATGCGGTAAAGGCTTTTGCAGGCACGATTCCGGTAGCAGGAATCTGCTTCGGACACCAGATTATCTCCCTTGCAATGGGAGCCAGGACTTACAAGCTTAAGTTCGGGCACAGGGGAGGAAACCAGCCTGTAAAGGACCTGATTGAAAACAAGATTTTCATAAGCTCCCAG
This genomic interval carries:
- the carA gene encoding glutamine-hydrolyzing carbamoyl-phosphate synthase small subunit, whose product is MKAVLGLEDGTIIRGTGFGAEGTACGELVFTTQFTGYEEALTDPSYKGQILMFTYPLIGNYGVSGERFQSDNIHAEGLVVREACKNPYHYKSTRSIHQFLEDEGKPGIEGVDTRMLTIGARERGTMRAALITGSDDGEEAVDVARNFPQITDEELIARVTCKEPRFIPGAEGAWKGSGKPKHAVLVDLGIKRNIINNLHKRGIDLTLVPATTKPKEIAGYEPDLLFISNGPGDPEKATDAINAVKAFAGTIPVAGICFGHQIISLAMGARTYKLKFGHRGGNQPVKDLIENKIFISSQNHGYAVDADSLEGTGLYVKYLNANDKTVEGVSHKDLDIFSVQFHPEAQAGPMDTEETFFGKVVKVLGGDL